In a genomic window of Raphanus sativus cultivar WK10039 unplaced genomic scaffold, ASM80110v3 Scaffold0057, whole genome shotgun sequence:
- the LOC108855859 gene encoding AP2-like ethylene-responsive transcription factor ANT — protein sequence MKSFCDNDDNNHGNTTNLLGFSLSSNMLKMGGGEALYSSSSSSAATSSVPPQLVVSDNSSNYGVCYGSNSAAGGMYSQMSVMPLRSDGSLCLMEALNRSSHSNQHHHSQVSPPKMEDFFGTHHNNTSNKEAMDLSLDSLFYNSTHEPNSNTNFQEFFSFPQARNHHEEETRSYQNDPGLTHGGGSFNVGVYGEFQQSLSLSMSPGSQSSCITGTHHHQNQNHQTQNHHQISEALVETSVGFETTTMVAAAKKKRGQDEVMVVGPKQIVHRKSIDTFGQRTSQYRGVTRHRWTGRYEAHLWDNSFKKEGHSRKGRQVYLGGYDMEEKAARAYDLAALKYWGPSTHTNFSVENYQQEIEDMKNMTRQEYVAHLRRKSSGFSRGASIYRGVTRHHQHGRWQARIGRVAGNKDLYLGTFGTQEEAAEAYDVAAIKFRGTNAVTNFDITRYDVDRIMASNTLLSGELARRNINSIVVRNNNNNEETAVNAVVDGGSNKEVSSPERVLSFPAIFTLPQVGQKVFGANVVGNMSSWTTNPNAELKAVSHTLPQMPVFAAWADS from the exons atgaaGTCCTTTTGTGATAATGATGATAATAATCATGGCAACACGACTAATTTGTTAGGGTTTTCTTTGTCTTCAAATATGTTGAAAATGGGAGGAGGAGAAGCTCTTTactcatcttcctcttcttcagcTGCTACATCTTCTGTTCCACCACAACTTGTTGTTAGTGATAACAGTAGCAACTATGGAGTTTGCTATGGATCTAACTCAGCAGCTGGGGGAATGTATTCTCAAATGTCTGTGATGCCACTCAGATCTGACGGCTCTCTTTGCTTAATGGAAGCTCTCAACAGATCTTCTCACTCAAATCAGCATCACCATTCTCAAG tttcaCCCCCAAAGATGGAGGATTTCTTTGGGACCCATCACAACAATACAAGTAACAAAGAAGCCATGGATCTCAGCTTAGATAGTTTATTCTACAATAGCACTCATGAGCCAAACAGCAACACAAACTTTCAAGAGTTTTTTAGCTTCCCACAAGCCAGAAACCACCATGAGGAAGAAACAAGAAGTTACCAGAATGACCCTGGTTTGACACATGGAGGAGGTTCCTTTAATGTAGGGGTATATGGGGAATTTCAACAGTCACTGAGTTTGTCCATGAGCCCTGGGTCACAATCTAGCTGCATCACTGGCACTCACCaccaccaaaaccaaaaccaccAAACTCAAAACCACCATCAGATCTCTGAAGCTTTGGTGGAGACAAGTGTTGGATTTGAGACAACAACAATGGTGGCTGCTgccaagaagaagagaggacaAGATGAAGTAATGGTTGTTGGACCGAAACAGATTGTTCACAGAAAATCTATTGACACTTTCGGACAACGAACTTCTCAATACCGAGGCGTTAcaag ACACAGATGGACTGGTAGGTATGAAGCTCATCTATGGGACAATAGTTTCAAGAAGGAAGGTCATAGCAGAAAAGGAAGACAAG TTTATCTTG GAGGTTATGATATGGAGGAGAAAGCTGCTCGAGCATATGATCTAGCTGCACTCAAGTACTGGGGTCCCTCTACTCACACCAATTTCTCT GTGGAGAATTATCAGCAAGAGATTGAGGACATGAAGAACATGACTAGACAAGAATATGTTGCTCACTTGAGAAGGAAAAGCAGTGGTTTCTCTAGGGGTGCTTCCATCTATAGAGGAGTCACAAG ACATCACCAGCATGGAAGGTGGCAAGCTCGGATCGGTAGAGTCGCCGGAAACAAAGATCTCTACCTTGGAACTTTTG GAACTCAAGAAGAAGCTGCGGAAGCCTATGATGTAGCAGCTATCAAGTTCCGTGGCACAAACGCTGTGACTAACTTTGATATAACAAGGTACGACGTTGATCGCATAATGGCTAGTAACACACTCTTGTCTGGAGAGTTAGCTAGAAGGAACATCAACAGCATCGTGGTtcgcaacaacaacaacaacgaagAAACCGCTGTTAACGCTGTCGTGGACGGTGGTTCCAACAAAGAAGTGAGTAGTCCGGAGAGAGTTTTGAGTTTTCCCGCGATTTTTACGTTGCCGCAAGTTGGTCAGAAGGTGTTTGGCGCAAATGTGGTAGGAAACATGAGTTCTTGGACTACGAACCCTAATGCTGAGCTCAAGGCCGTTTCGCATACTTTGCCTCAGATGCCGGTGTTCGCTGCGTGGGCCGATTCTTGA